In the Corythoichthys intestinalis isolate RoL2023-P3 chromosome 12, ASM3026506v1, whole genome shotgun sequence genome, one interval contains:
- the sp5a gene encoding transcription factor Sp5a, which yields MAAVAVLRNETLQAFLQDRTPNSSPENCKHSPLALLAATCNRIGHHHHHHHHPPPGSSPPDFLPVPYDPTTLGSPSRLFHPWTNEASPPSNSSFGLSSKPQPLSSFGSPHELPLTPPADPGYPYDFSPVKMLPCSMQSACPPTYVPAVSYATPAPIPPAMPTFVTGHAGQRQLSPNPAEDIPWWSLQQAGNHVGHPHRFQLQRGLVLHGHSADFAQYQTQIAALLHTKSPLTTARRCRRCRCPNCQSASASGGGGDEPGKKKQHVCHIPGCGKVYGKTSHLKAHLRWHSGERPFVCNWLFCGKSFTRSDELQRHLRTHTGEKRFVCPDCCKRFMRSDHLAKHVKTHQNKRGKCADKAAVVEHVKREDSRNHFL from the coding sequence GACCGCACTCCCAACTCTTCCCCGGAGAACTGCAAGCACTCCCCGCTGGCTCTCCTGGCCGCCACCTGTAACCGCATCGGGCATCAtcatcaccaccaccaccatccCCCGCCGGGGTCCAGCCCGCCCGACTTCCTCCCGGTCCCTTACGACCCCACCACCCTGGGCTCTCCTTCGCGTCTGTTCCACCCGTGGACTAACGAGGCCAGCCCGCCGAGCAACTCCTCTTTCGGACTATCCTCCAAACCCCAGCCATTGAGTTCCTTCGGCTCCCCGCACGAGTTGCCCCTCACCCCGCCCGCCGACCCCGGCTACCCGTATGACTTCTCCCCGGTGAAGATGCTGCCGTGCTCCATGCAGTCCGCCTGCCCGCCCACTTACGTGCCGGCCGTCAGCTACGCGACGCCCGCCCCCATCCCTCCTGCCATGCCCACCTTCGTCACGGGCCACGCGGGCCAGAGACAGCTGTCCCCCAACCCGGCCGAGGACATCCCGTGGTGGAGCCTCCAGCAAGCGGGCAACCACGTGGGCCACCCGCACCGCTTCCAGCTGCAGCGGGGTCTGGTTCTCCACGGCCACTCGGCAGACTTCGCCCAATATCAGACGCAAATTGCGGCTCTTTTGCACACCAAGTCGCCGCTGACCACCGCGCGCCGTTGCCGGAGGTGCCGTTGCCCCAACTGCCAGTCGGCGTCCGCGTCCGGCGGCGGGGGCGACGAGCCGGGCAAGAAGAAGCAGCACGTGTGCCACATTCCGGGCTGCGGCAAAGTTTACGGTAAGACGTCGCACTTGAAGGCCCACCTCAGGTGGCACTCGGGCGAGAGGCCCTTCGTGTGCAACTGGCTCTTCTGCGGGAAAAGTTTCACCCGCTCGGACGAGCTGCAGAGACACCTGAGGACTCACACCGGGGAGAAGCGCTTCGTTTGTCCGGACTGCTGCAAGAGGTTCATGCGGAGCGACCACCTGGCCAAGCACGTCAAGACCCACCAGAACAAGAGGGGAAAGTGCGCGGACAAGGCTGCCGTGGTGGAGCATGTCAAGAGAGAGGACTCGAGGAATCATTTTCTGTGa